In Mercenaria mercenaria strain notata chromosome 13, MADL_Memer_1, whole genome shotgun sequence, a single window of DNA contains:
- the LOC123528869 gene encoding universal stress protein Sll1388-like isoform X1, with protein MAEGKPERVVLIAMDGSEYSDYAFEWYWGNIHKDNDRVILLHVPEYHTVVQSRGMNIPPFGSAMVMADVTVITEMLEEEEKRVKKFLESLGQKLKDKKVGGKVKSVGGNPGEVICKVATDEHANMIVTGTRGMGKIRRTFLGSISDYIIHHAHVPVLVARHKDHQEQH; from the exons ATGGCAGAGGGAAAACCTGAGAGAGTTGTTTTAATTGCTATGGATGGCAGTGAATATTCGGACTATGCATTTGAAT GGTACTGGGGTAACATCCACAAAGATAATGATAGAGTGATCCTGCTTCATGTCCCTGAGTATCACACTGTTGTACAGTCTC GTGGGATGAATATCCCTCCATTTGGAAGTG CAATGGTGATGGCTGATGTTACTGTGATCACAGAGATGTTGGAGGAGGAAGAGAAGAGAGTGAAGAAATTTCTCGAGTCACTCGGTCAAAAACTCAAGGATAAAAAG GTTGGCGGCAAGGTGAAAAGTGTTGGTGGAAACCCAGGTGAGGTAATCTGTAAAGTGGCCACTGACGAACATGCCAATATGATCGTAACAGGAACCAGGGGTATGGGTAAAATCAGACGTACATTCCTCGGTAGCATTAGCGACTACATTATCCATCATGCTCATGTACCTGTGCTCGTTGCCAGACACAAAGACCATCAGGAACAGCATTGA
- the LOC123528869 gene encoding universal stress protein Sll1388-like isoform X2 — translation MAEGKPERVVLIAMDGSEYSDYAFEWYWGNIHKDNDRVILLHVPEYHTVVQSPMVMADVTVITEMLEEEEKRVKKFLESLGQKLKDKKVGGKVKSVGGNPGEVICKVATDEHANMIVTGTRGMGKIRRTFLGSISDYIIHHAHVPVLVARHKDHQEQH, via the exons ATGGCAGAGGGAAAACCTGAGAGAGTTGTTTTAATTGCTATGGATGGCAGTGAATATTCGGACTATGCATTTGAAT GGTACTGGGGTAACATCCACAAAGATAATGATAGAGTGATCCTGCTTCATGTCCCTGAGTATCACACTGTTGTACAGTCTC CAATGGTGATGGCTGATGTTACTGTGATCACAGAGATGTTGGAGGAGGAAGAGAAGAGAGTGAAGAAATTTCTCGAGTCACTCGGTCAAAAACTCAAGGATAAAAAG GTTGGCGGCAAGGTGAAAAGTGTTGGTGGAAACCCAGGTGAGGTAATCTGTAAAGTGGCCACTGACGAACATGCCAATATGATCGTAACAGGAACCAGGGGTATGGGTAAAATCAGACGTACATTCCTCGGTAGCATTAGCGACTACATTATCCATCATGCTCATGTACCTGTGCTCGTTGCCAGACACAAAGACCATCAGGAACAGCATTGA